ACTTATACTTACAAACAAAATCGCTAAGACCAAACACTACAGAAGTAAGTTTATTAGGCTCCATATTCTCAAATGTCTCTTTCAAAGAAGGAATCACTCCTGTGAGAAAAAAGAGAACTACAGCTACAGAAAACACAAGTAAAACTATTGGGTAACTAAGAGCTGCCATAAGCTTTTTTGACATTTGCTCGCGTTCTTCTAAAACGGCGATAATGTTGTGCAAACATCCTTCTAAATTCCCTACACTTTCTCCGGCAAGAACGGCACTGCGATAAAAATTATCAAAAATATCGGGATAGGCTGCCATTGCCTGTGATAGGGATCCTCCCGAACGCAAATTTTCCATAAATGCCGTCAATAATCCTGACATGCCCTGACCCTGGTATTGATCGCGAAGGGAGGATAGGCTTTCATATAGAGGTAATCCAGAACGAAGAAGAAGAAGCATCTGTTTCGAAAAGATGATCAATTCGCTATTTTTTATTCGTACACGACGCGGAGGCACTTCCCGAATAGAGAGCAACTGCACTTCTTGTTGGGCGAGTTTTTCTCTTGCTTCTTGGATATGTAATGCTTCTAGCCAGTCTTGTTTACGTCGTTCTTTTGCATTGAGGTAGGTATAGCGATAGCGTGGCATATCTTTATCCCCTCCTTAGTCATACCGTTTCGTAACTCGGAATACTTCTGCTAATGTTGTCTCTCCCGACAACGCTAAAGCAACTCCGTGTTGTAGTAATGGACGAAATCCCTTGTCTTCAGCATGTTCTCGCAATACATGATAAGGTTTATGCATAGCGATTTCAGAACGTAAAGTTGTATCAGGATGTAGGAATTCGTAAATTCCCTGACGTCCTTTATATCCTGAGCGGAAACAATGAGAGCATCCCTCTCCACGGTATAGTGGCACGTCAGGATCTTGACCTATAGATTTTAAGAATACCCGTTCTTGAACATCTGCTCTGCATTGCTGCTTACAGTAAGGACATATTTTTCTTACTAATCTTTGAGCAACAACACCAATGATTGTCGCTGATAATAAATAAGGCTCTACTCCCATATC
This portion of the Chlamydia crocodili genome encodes:
- a CDS encoding type II secretion system F family protein; this encodes MPRYRYTYLNAKERRKQDWLEALHIQEAREKLAQQEVQLLSIREVPPRRVRIKNSELIIFSKQMLLLLRSGLPLYESLSSLRDQYQGQGMSGLLTAFMENLRSGGSLSQAMAAYPDIFDNFYRSAVLAGESVGNLEGCLHNIIAVLEEREQMSKKLMAALSYPIVLLVFSVAVVLFFLTGVIPSLKETFENMEPNKLTSVVFGLSDFVCKYKYLLLATLGAGVASIVVTRRKPFWKKWFEKTLFSVPGVKKFFIKLGFSRFCSVVSAILRGGGTLIEGLELGCGAVPYAMLREDMTQIIHAVIEGSSLSKELAKRPWVPKLALGMVSLGEESGELADVLAHVAHIYNEDTQKTLTWITSWCQPVILVFLGGIIGIIMLAILIPLTSNIQIL